GTCTGAGCTCACTCTGCGTTTTCGGGAGCATCACCTGCCAAGTCTCCGCTGAAACGAGTTTTTCACATGCTTGACCTTATTTTCTTTCCAGAGAGCTCAGTGCCTTCGTCGTAACCGaatttcgccttctttttcgcggcTTTTACGCTCATGTAGATCCATCCAAAGAACCAGTGTGCCGTCTCGCTTGtcccgcgcatgcgtctgggTCACTTTTCTCCGGATCCCATTTCCGGGTTCAATTACAGAGAGGATTTATTAGAGACAGATGAACTCTACAGAGGAACTACAGGCTCAAATTTGCACTGGACAGCAAGCCTGTGATGCAGCTTCCTTCGGCTCTTCCCATTGGAAAGTTGGTGTCTTGCTGCGAGTGCTTCGTATCTTCTGGCGTGCTTCACATTTGGAACCGGGGCAGGAAGCATGGATGACCATTCTCCTTCTTATCAAGGGTTCGAACTGCCGGTCCTGAGAAGGAGGAAATATTCCTTTATAGTGTTTCAGCGCCACAAAGCGCGATTTGCAACGCCTGTTCCCCTAGCCCGTTTGGAGCACAGCGCAGCGAGTCTCCAGCTAGCAGGGTCGTGTCCTAACCGCGGACCTTGCGCCGCATGTCTTCTTTCCGCATCTACTTATTTGTACACAAACACATGTAACAACTGTTTCAGCCATTAATGAAACACTCAGATATCAAGGTTGTCCAGCGAAAGCTGCCTCAGTGTACATTGGCATTTGTTGATGAATCCGTAAGCAACCCGTGGGCCATcccctatatatatatatatatatatatacatttatagatatacatatatgatatacaaatataatacaatgtatatacacataacACTGTATTTATGTCAGAACCTGACTATTCATACGTATGCCTGATACGTAAAAGTTGTTTGTTCGTTCTACAGTGCTAGTGTGCACATGAAGAGCTGTTTTTTAAAATGCGTTTTCGCACCTTTTCTTCTGACGCGGCACCGTTGAACCGGGATGTTTCCTCCTCTGAGGTCATTGAGTATGTGTAAGCGTACCCAGGTGCGCTCGCGTCACGAGATTTTGTGTAGCGccttgtctcgttttctcctttaAATTTCAtccttctcttgccttcCCTCAGTCTTCAAAGCAGATCTACTCTCCATCTGGCCGTGACAGTGCACGTCTcgccatatatatatatatatatatatatgcctcCTTTTTTCGTGGCTCCATCGAGTCCACCAAGGGTAGGGTGTCACAGTCTTGATCTgactctcccttcttccttcaaTGTTACGGACGCTCTTTCCTCCACAGTCTCGTCTTCAGACCTCGAGCTCGTCTGACGTCCGTAAACGGGGTTACGCATTTTACTGTCTTCGCTGAGGGAGACGTTTATCGCTTTATCTCTTCATGAGTCCAACCATGCAGCCCTGGGAGAAGATCGAGAGTTACACAGTGTACAATTTTCCGCAGTTTGTGTTGTTCCTCGGAGCGTTTGCGTGCCCCTTCCCTGAGGGGAGATGTCGGAGGCGAAGCGCCTTCTCGTGTGCCCGCGGAAACAACGAATTCTTCGGACGTCTCGATGGAGCCTCACCTGTCCGGGACTGCCCCTGCGTCGGGCGCATTGCGCTTATTCGGAAGCAAATGATTTCTGACGATGACGTTGTTCGCCTTGGCAATCGACGCAGGCGTCaaagagaagctgaagcATCAGCGAGGAACAATGCTGCTGGCGCCGTATGCGCAGGTGAAATACCGCACGCGACGGGGGAGACAactgagaaaaaggaagacgccCCTCTTCTCGCGGACGCTGCACACACTTGTGGCGCGAATGCGTGCGACCCAAGTGTCTCTGCGCCTGTCTTAGGCGGGTCGCGGGAAAcgggtgtctcttttttcgcttctcttggcGCCAATATCAGGGCCGGCAACACTGCTTCatctctgccttctgcggCGACTGCCGCTTCACCAGGCTCGGCGGGCGCTCCCCCCGCCGTCTGGCCTTTGTCCCCTCCGCGCATCCATCAACGCTGTGTGGGGTCTTGGGCCTGTCTGCTCGAACTGAGAGAGGAACTCCACCGGCTAGCTGAGCATGCTCAGAGACGCCGGGCACAGTGGCGCCGCGCCCACAACCATATTTACCGGCCCTTGCTTCTCCCGGAGTTTGCGCCTCCGCGTGTCTGGGCggttctgcatgcgctcgctGCCACGGTCGTGAGCactcgagacagaggaagcgaacgcCGATCCAATGTTCTGGCTAGTCAAGAACCCAGACGACACCCTGGCCCACGAAGTCAAGGGTCAATGCGCCGGTGCGGTGAGGTGCCTGCGACGGGCCTGCAGCTTCAAGACTCGTTAGTTGGGAGCCAAGGCACCTGCCGTTTCCCCGGCGCGGCAGGGGTCACTAACGCCTCCGCAGAGGCCTCGAGTACGAAGGGTGGCAGCACAACGCAGTGGGGAGGGACCTTCGAACAAGATACAGAAGacaagcgagaaggcgacggaagTTTACTCGTTTGCGGACTCCTCGGTGCCATTCGATTTCTGTTTGGCTTCTACCTCGTTCTCGCCACAGAGAGTGAGGAGACCGCTGCGTTGGGGGCTGTCGACTCCATCGTTCCGAGGGCCGTGGGTTTTGGAAAGACaagtgagagagaaaaggcggagGCAGCCGACAGGGGAACGAGGCGACGTGGATTTCGAGACAGGGTAGATACCCAGTCCAGTGCATGCCTGTTCCTGGAAAGCGAGaaccgcatgcagacagcAGACGGGCCACGCCGCGGTGTCCACAGCGTCTTCACTCTGCGCCATGTTGAccttctcccgctcttcttcttcgagtcgTCGCAGGAGGGTtcgttctctgcgttttgTGACTTGatcgaagagcgagaacccCCGTCTTCGCTTGGCAGCCTAGacttctcttcccctgggTCCTCCACCAACGAAGAAACCGCAACAGTTTTTCGATGGCTTGCAGACCTGTCGCAAAAGAAAGCCCCCCTTGCTCCGAGCTCACAGAggtctttttccttttcgtttcctctgggGAGAAACTCGTTCGACTCCGAGGGCAGGGGGCCCGCGTCTCGAGCTTCGTCTGGAGAGTTCGACCCCAGcgacgctgcatgcgcgctctccctctttcgTCTTGCAGTCATGCCGCCCTCGGCGTGCCTCTGGCCTTTCTCAGGCTTGGCGGACCATGCCAGTAGCGCAGAGCTCCTGACGGCTGAACGCAGATATCAAGAACTCTTTCTTCAGGTCTTTCTACAGCcgccgctctccttcttcttcgctcacACGCTGGACCTGACCCAGTCGCTGCAAGCCCAGGGGCTGGGTCACGCGTCGCGAGACTCGAGGTTGCCAGGAGAGTTTgaagaggcgacggagcgGAGCAGGAGCGTTCCGAAGGAAGACCTCGAGAACTTGAGCTTCCGAGACAcacgagggaggagaggacagCCCAGACGAGCAGGCACACATCTGGAGCTGCTGAACGGGAAGAAACTCGATGCTGTTTTCaatctctttctcctcgaacCCTTCGCTGTCCCTGCTGCCCCTCTTGCTGCGGACGCTCCGCCACTTTCGCATCAGGCCTCTCGCGCCGCTGAGGCACCGGAGGAACCTCGAAACACAAGCGTGGATGAAACAGTTCtcgagaaaacgacttcGGAGCCTCGGATATTCAAAGGTATATGCCCAGGTGGCAGTCCTCGAGTGATAGCGGATGAAACAAATACAAAGAAACAAGTGGCCGAAAACGTCGTGCACTCGCCTGGAGTGCTTGAAAACCGAGGAAATCCAAACGCATGCGAAACCCCACAAACGCCTCGCGTCGGCCCCTCGCCACGGCGGGGGCCCAGCGGAGGTGAGGACGAGCGCCAGGCCGTCTGCCAGGTGTCTCCCGACATGTCGCCTTGGTTGCTTCTTCTACAGCAAGGCTGCGTCGTGCAGAAGTTCTTTTCAGCGAAGCGTCGGCGTTTGAGACGGCGGACGCGGCCTCGACATCGACGTGAACAACAGATGGCGTCTTCGGAGACGCTTGCATCACGGCCGTCTCCGCAGCCTCcctctccactgtctcctcccgtGCCAGTGGCTTCTGCGGCTTCCCCAGCGGTAAGCGCGGCGGTGCCCTCGTTGGAGACACGcgccgtgtctctcctcgccgatGAGAGGAGCGACAGTCTCTCGTGTGAGCCGCGGGCCGAGACGACAGATACGGGGGCGCAAGAGCAAGATGATGGATATGAGAATAGGGAGAAACACGAGACAGCCACTTTGTTTTCCGTCGTTATCATCGCTCGAAGGTCGAGACTGGCGGCCGGCGCGAGGTGGTACAGAAGAGGCCTCGCTGTCCCCAAGCAGGCTGGATTGCCTCGGAAGGAAGGTCCCtcagaggcgacagaaaccAACACCGAGGTTCCTTCTTCCAGGGTTTGTGTTGAAGACACGCTATGTACGCTTCGGCTCCTCGACACCGTCAGAGACAGCGCTGTCGCAGCGAACCAAGTCGAGTGCGAGCAGATTCTTTGGCGCGTGTCTCGAGctcgagaaaggaagaaggaaggccgAGACGGCTGCGCGAACCTGGAGTCTGAGCAACGCATCTGCACTTTCCCAGGGCGCGGGGGCGACATACAGTCCCATAGAAAGCAGGTCTCCACCTCTCCGCCGTCCTCTGTTCCGGCGCTTGTATCGCTTGTCCAGGGTGCATCAGAGGCTTCAtgttcgccttcgtcttcctcgtcttctcctcccttctcttcttcgttttctcatTTGCGTTTCTCGGGAGATGTTGCCTCTATCGTGCAGCTGCGCGGGTCTGTGCCGGTGTTTTGGGGCCACTTGCCTTCTCAGGCGTCTCTTTTACCCACGTTCTTGCAAAACATCAGTCCGCCGCTACGCCTCTCGTCCCCCGCGCTTGATccgctgtacgtacactcgaAGGATCACTTCGACGCCTTGCACCGCGCGTACGGCTGTCCGATTTTGTGCCTGGACCTCGTGCGGCAGCAACCCCTGGGCCACATGGAGATGAAGCTCGCGAGTGACTATCGAGCTGCTCTCGAGGCAGTGAACAGAatgcagcgagaggaagcgcatgcagtgttgCTGCGATTGCAGCGTGTGCTCCCGATTCCGGAACGCAACAAGATTTGGGAGGAGGTGTGCCAACCATCACAGATCGAAAACATCCTTATTGCCGCGCCTTGCTAcggggaagagacgcagcgaggagaacaaACGCGTTTTGAAGTGAAGGTGGCAGAGACAAACACGGAGGAAGCaagcgaacagagagacaagacgaggaATCTAGAGGCCTTGCCTGGGTGGACCCGGCGGTGGGTCTCGTGGAAGTCGCAGAGCGAAGGTGAGAAACATTGCGAAAAGACTTACGCGTACACGGAGCCCCGCGGACCGAGATGCTACACACGAGACGGCGTCTGtttcaggtgtatgtacagccgCATGGGCAATAGGTGCACGGAGGCCTTTTTCGGGGTTCCCTCCTCGGGTCTTGACGCCCACCCCTTCGCATCGATGAACGCCggttcttcgtttccttcggtCTCCGCCTCGCCGGAGCTTCCTGCGTTTCACGCgctcgtctcgtctccctcaaacgcctctgcagacgcagcCTCAGCTTCACGTATTTCTGGTTATTTGTTCTGTTCGTCGAAACGCGAGAGGTGGCCAAGTACTCGAGACGGCGACAAATGCCAGCGTGGCGAGAGCGGTCAAGAAGGCGGGGAGCCTCGTGGAGCGGCGCTGATGCAGAGGACAACGTGTGTAGAAGCACTTCACCAGGTGTTTCAGAGTTTGAGTCTGCACCAAAGAGAGACTTGTTTCTGTGAAGTGGCGTATGAGGCGTTCGACTGGCAGGACGCGGACAAGCGCCTCGGCTTCGATCAGGCACTCC
This genomic interval from Toxoplasma gondii ME49 chromosome VIIb, whole genome shotgun sequence contains the following:
- a CDS encoding hypothetical protein (encoded by transcript TGME49_259870), with amino-acid sequence MSPTMQPWEKIESYTVYNFPQFVLFLGAFACPFPEGRCRRRSAFSCARGNNEFFGRLDGASPVRDCPCVGRIALIRKQMISDDDVVRLGNRRRRQREAEASARNNAAGAVCAGEIPHATGETTEKKEDAPLLADAAHTCGANACDPSVSAPVLGGSRETGVSFFASLGANIRAGNTASSLPSAATAASPGSAGAPPAVWPLSPPRIHQRCVGSWACLLELREELHRLAEHAQRRRAQWRRAHNHIYRPLLLPEFAPPRVWAVLHALAATVVSTRDRGSERRSNVLASQEPRRHPGPRSQGSMRRCGEVPATGLQLQDSLVGSQGTCRFPGAAGVTNASAEASSTKGGSTTQWGGTFEQDTEDKREGDGSLLVCGLLGAIRFLFGFYLVLATESEETAALGAVDSIVPRAVGFGKTSEREKAEAADRGTRRRGFRDRVDTQSSACLFLESENRMQTADGPRRGVHSVFTLRHVDLLPLFFFESSQEGSFSAFCDLIEEREPPSSLGSLDFSSPGSSTNEETATVFRWLADLSQKKAPLAPSSQRSFSFSFPLGRNSFDSEGRGPASRASSGEFDPSDAACALSLFRLAVMPPSACLWPFSGLADHASSAELLTAERRYQELFLQVFLQPPLSFFFAHTLDLTQSLQAQGLGHASRDSRLPGEFEEATERSRSVPKEDLENLSFRDTRGRRGQPRRAGTHLELLNGKKLDAVFNLFLLEPFAVPAAPLAADAPPLSHQASRAAEAPEEPRNTSVDETVLEKTTSEPRIFKGICPGGSPRVIADETNTKKQVAENVVHSPGVLENRGNPNACETPQTPRVGPSPRRGPSGGEDERQAVCQVSPDMSPWLLLLQQGCVVQKFFSAKRRRLRRRTRPRHRREQQMASSETLASRPSPQPPSPLSPPVPVASAASPAVSAAVPSLETRAVSLLADERSDSLSCEPRAETTDTGAQEQDDGYENREKHETATLFSVVIIARRSRLAAGARWYRRGLAVPKQAGLPRKEGPSEATETNTEVPSSRVCVEDTLCTLRLLDTVRDSAVAANQVECEQILWRVSRARERKKEGRDGCANLESEQRICTFPGRGGDIQSHRKQVSTSPPSSVPALVSLVQGASEASCSPSSSSSSPPFSSSFSHLRFSGDVASIVQLRGSVPVFWGHLPSQASLLPTFLQNISPPLRLSSPALDPLYVHSKDHFDALHRAYGCPILCLDLVRQQPLGHMEMKLASDYRAALEAVNRMQREEAHAVLLRLQRVLPIPERNKIWEEVCQPSQIENILIAAPCYGEETQRGEQTRFEVKVAETNTEEASEQRDKTRNLEALPGWTRRWVSWKSQSEGEKHCEKTYAYTEPRGPRCYTRDGVCFRCMYSRMGNRCTEAFFGVPSSGLDAHPFASMNAGSSFPSVSASPELPAFHALVSSPSNASADAASASRISGYLFCSSKRERWPSTRDGDKCQRGESGQEGGEPRGAALMQRTTCVEALHQVFQSLSLHQRETCFCEVAYEAFDWQDADKRLGFDQALHRLFALVATSLEFTGSFVCVAYKKRKPELACMHPGGARGVTGQLRKAESSAGGCEEEERPETSTEDKERRGAEERRHWQQQREHAEASQAEAEPSGFVTQFQHGVIRINCVDCLDRTNLAMLGLGVAALYRHLTTLLRSSRLHDGAWDFCERAICLKAAGNPIRAPAVWWLDELHKKRGNHAEWNEESDRQKGDNVPIVSRPTLPSSSSSPSTSSSSFSSSSSVCSSSTSSSSASSAVAISRDKTREGFGTLEGSPRCQRVLSSSSSLFSHSSSAFSRSASSSSDEAAEPSVVEKNDVATRQRESASDHATPDPSALDSGRLASSRPRLSPSLSSSSLHWTTSACCWTPYHTKQSKQEDSSTFSSSSSCTASSSSVFSTRIPPRSSPYSPVSASSPRASYPSSSASSSSSSSSSLPLSSRASCAACESVAFPPLLRKTFRGNSAPFASPPPFLHLLPTRLLQLLGEAWREVGDALALQYAGSPAMHAAEFSAAELVQAVEKLKEAEVGGEAERRAWRAVKRSNVLIAVQSSVNAGNGSFPLPQILQQLRVRRRQAAGPGPLCRRLSSWGDLDRHLGSGLSRSFLFVLFSKFSALDGVECGEPIYLA